One Bacteroidota bacterium DNA window includes the following coding sequences:
- a CDS encoding dihydrolipoyllysine-residue acetyltransferase codes for MKTFILPELGDGITKATILKVHVKAGDVIALDAPVVEIESDKATIEVPSTVAGKVTEVRVKEGDAAHAGDVILVLEAGEPAPAPAAAPPAPAAAPAAAPAAAAPAPAATPAPSVSAKTEVHLPDLGDGISSAEILKILVKPGDTLATDQGILEVGSDKATIEVPSPVAGKVLSVHVKEGDKPSVGQLLLIVETVQASAAAPAPVPVAPAAPAAKTAAPATPVVSAPVTPARVAASVPAGTPAPAAPSVRRLAREIGVDINQVPGTGPGGRISIEDVKAWSKSLHQQRSSAPAQSGGLSIKAETLPDFTRFGSVERKAMTTIRSKTADHLSYAWMTIPHVTQHDKADITQLEALRKQFSPSVEKAGGKLTMTAILVKVLTSALKKYPQFNASIDMSSKEIIYKSYFNIGIAVDTEHGLMVPVIKGTDKKNITQISQDLNDIANRARTRKITPDDLQGGCISITNLGGIGGVAFTPIVNTPEVAILGVSRGSMEPVWNGSAFEPRLMLPLSLSYDHRIIDGADAARFLRWVCESLEQPLKILIEG; via the coding sequence ATGAAGACATTTATTCTGCCCGAACTCGGCGACGGAATCACGAAGGCGACCATTCTGAAAGTGCATGTGAAAGCTGGTGATGTGATTGCCCTTGATGCGCCGGTGGTCGAGATTGAATCGGATAAAGCCACCATTGAAGTACCCTCCACGGTAGCTGGCAAGGTTACCGAAGTGCGTGTGAAAGAAGGCGATGCGGCCCACGCCGGCGATGTGATTCTGGTTCTTGAAGCAGGAGAGCCGGCGCCTGCACCTGCTGCTGCTCCACCGGCACCCGCGGCAGCACCTGCTGCAGCACCTGCAGCCGCTGCACCGGCCCCGGCTGCAACTCCGGCACCTTCGGTTTCAGCAAAAACAGAAGTGCACCTGCCCGATCTGGGAGATGGAATTTCCAGCGCTGAAATCCTGAAAATTCTGGTAAAACCTGGTGATACACTGGCAACCGATCAGGGAATTCTGGAAGTCGGTTCGGACAAGGCCACCATTGAAGTTCCGAGTCCGGTTGCAGGGAAGGTGTTGTCTGTCCATGTGAAGGAAGGTGACAAACCGTCGGTCGGACAGTTGCTGCTGATTGTGGAAACCGTTCAGGCCTCTGCAGCCGCTCCGGCCCCGGTGCCTGTTGCACCAGCTGCGCCTGCTGCTAAAACAGCCGCTCCGGCAACCCCGGTCGTTTCGGCTCCGGTCACACCGGCGCGGGTAGCAGCCTCTGTTCCAGCCGGAACACCAGCCCCAGCTGCCCCTTCGGTTCGTCGTCTGGCCCGTGAAATCGGCGTGGATATCAACCAGGTCCCCGGCACGGGTCCGGGCGGGCGGATTTCCATTGAAGATGTTAAGGCCTGGTCGAAGTCCCTGCACCAGCAACGGAGTTCAGCACCTGCGCAGAGCGGTGGTCTTTCCATCAAGGCAGAGACGCTGCCCGATTTCACCCGATTCGGATCGGTTGAACGAAAGGCCATGACCACCATCCGGTCAAAAACAGCCGACCATCTCAGTTATGCGTGGATGACCATTCCGCACGTGACCCAGCATGATAAAGCCGATATTACCCAACTGGAAGCCCTGAGAAAGCAATTTTCGCCTTCAGTGGAAAAAGCCGGCGGAAAACTGACCATGACGGCCATTCTTGTCAAAGTACTGACGTCTGCTTTGAAGAAATATCCGCAGTTCAATGCATCCATCGACATGTCATCGAAGGAGATCATTTATAAATCTTACTTCAACATTGGCATTGCGGTCGACACCGAACATGGGCTGATGGTACCTGTGATCAAGGGAACCGATAAGAAAAACATCACTCAGATCTCACAGGATCTGAATGACATTGCCAACCGGGCCCGGACCCGGAAAATCACTCCAGATGATTTGCAGGGCGGATGTATCTCGATCACCAATCTGGGTGGAATCGGCGGGGTGGCTTTCACGCCAATCGTGAATACTCCCGAAGTCGCCATTCTGGGTGTGTCGCGCGGATCCATGGAACCCGTCTGGAACGGATCTGCATTCGAGCCGCGTCTGATGCTTCCGCTGTCGCTTTCCTACGATCACCGGATTATTGACGGGGCCGATGCCGCCCGTTTTCTCCGTTGGGTCTGTGAATCTCTGGAACAGCCACTGAAAATCCTGATAGAAGGATAA
- a CDS encoding MarR family transcriptional regulator has translation MRTIHDEIQQQTFSSSGQRAVVNVLFTAGWLQDRHADFLKPFGLSVQQFNILRILRGQQPKPASIMLLKERMIDKNSDASRLVDRLFKKGLVIRRECPSDRRQMDVTISEAGLSLLAQIDRESDQMNRLIQTLTDAEADQLSYLLDKLRSEG, from the coding sequence ATGAGAACCATACATGATGAAATTCAACAGCAAACTTTTTCATCTTCCGGGCAGCGGGCGGTGGTGAATGTTCTGTTCACAGCCGGTTGGCTGCAGGATCGTCATGCGGATTTTCTGAAACCATTTGGTCTGTCGGTTCAGCAGTTTAATATTCTGCGGATACTGAGGGGTCAGCAACCCAAACCTGCATCGATCATGCTGCTGAAAGAGCGCATGATCGATAAAAATTCCGATGCATCCCGTCTGGTAGACCGGCTTTTTAAAAAAGGACTGGTCATCCGGCGGGAATGCCCGTCGGACCGGCGGCAGATGGATGTGACCATTTCTGAAGCAGGATTGTCTCTTCTGGCACAGATCGACCGGGAGAGCGATCAGATGAACCGGCTGATTCAGACGCTTACCGATGCCGAAGCCGATCAGCTTTCCTATCTGCTCGACAAACTTCGGTCGGAGGGCTGA
- a CDS encoding FMN-binding glutamate synthase family protein, translated as MALDTLISILTFTLVALFVLTPLVLLGFVYVRNKFQSGHSILRQHPILGVMRYVIEKLGPEFRFYITDSDNEGTPFSRMHFTSIVFAAKYCKTVIGFGSKRDFREPGFYLNNALFPRQMDEMAIDNRKTFTTHKYEVVSEGIFTRKQRQTTVDLRPWMLSDEDAIIFGPNRKNPYISKTWFGCSAMSYGSLGAHAIEAINRGIAMTGSGWHNTGEGGISPFHLKGADVIAQLGSGKFGFRTPDGAISWDLVAEKAAIPQVKMFEIKLHQGAKIKGGHLEGVKVTPEIAAIRGVQPWKTISSPNRFSDFNSVDELLDFVSRFQEVSGKPVGVKVVMGSDLSLDELCSRMKARGEGPDFITADGGEGGSGATYQEMADSMGLPVFSGLVLADNALQEAGIRDRVKLIASGKLHSADQICIALGLGADAVNIARGFMIAVGCIMTEKCHTGTCPVGVATNDPKYMSALVVEEKQYRVANYITTIRAACFSLAAACGVTSPVHLTRQHVVYKYGDYRVASASTLFRSNISLKHV; from the coding sequence ATGGCGCTCGACACCCTCATCAGCATACTCACCTTCACACTGGTTGCTCTGTTTGTACTGACCCCGCTTGTCCTGCTGGGGTTTGTGTATGTCCGCAACAAATTTCAGTCGGGTCATTCCATTTTGCGCCAGCATCCGATTCTCGGTGTGATGCGGTACGTGATCGAAAAACTCGGTCCGGAATTCCGTTTCTACATCACCGATTCTGACAACGAAGGAACCCCCTTCAGCCGGATGCATTTCACATCCATTGTCTTTGCTGCAAAATACTGTAAAACGGTGATCGGGTTCGGATCGAAGCGCGATTTCAGAGAACCTGGATTTTACCTGAACAATGCACTCTTTCCCCGTCAGATGGATGAAATGGCCATTGATAACCGGAAAACGTTCACCACCCACAAGTACGAAGTGGTGAGCGAGGGAATCTTTACCCGCAAACAGCGCCAGACCACCGTTGACCTTCGCCCCTGGATGTTAAGCGATGAAGACGCCATCATCTTCGGACCCAACCGGAAAAATCCCTACATCTCCAAAACCTGGTTCGGATGTTCGGCCATGAGTTACGGCTCACTGGGTGCACACGCCATCGAAGCCATCAACCGTGGAATTGCCATGACGGGCTCGGGATGGCATAACACCGGAGAAGGAGGCATATCGCCGTTTCATCTGAAAGGAGCCGATGTGATCGCCCAGCTTGGTTCGGGTAAATTCGGATTCCGTACACCCGACGGGGCCATCAGCTGGGATCTGGTTGCTGAAAAGGCGGCCATTCCGCAGGTGAAAATGTTCGAAATCAAACTTCATCAGGGTGCCAAAATCAAGGGCGGACATCTTGAAGGTGTGAAGGTTACTCCCGAGATCGCTGCCATCCGGGGAGTTCAGCCCTGGAAAACCATTTCATCCCCCAACCGCTTTTCCGATTTCAATTCGGTAGATGAATTGCTTGATTTCGTTTCGCGTTTTCAGGAGGTCTCTGGTAAGCCGGTTGGTGTCAAAGTGGTGATGGGATCCGATCTGTCCCTCGATGAACTGTGTTCAAGAATGAAAGCCCGGGGTGAAGGCCCCGATTTCATTACAGCGGATGGCGGAGAAGGCGGTTCGGGCGCCACCTATCAGGAAATGGCCGATTCCATGGGACTTCCCGTCTTTTCCGGATTGGTACTGGCGGATAATGCCCTGCAGGAAGCAGGTATCAGGGACCGGGTGAAACTGATCGCTTCAGGCAAGCTGCACAGTGCCGATCAGATCTGCATTGCCCTTGGACTGGGAGCCGATGCCGTCAACATTGCCCGCGGATTTATGATTGCAGTGGGTTGTATCATGACTGAAAAATGCCACACCGGCACCTGCCCGGTCGGGGTAGCCACGAACGATCCGAAATACATGAGTGCATTGGTCGTAGAAGAGAAGCAATACCGTGTGGCCAATTACATCACCACCATCCGGGCGGCGTGTTTCTCGCTTGCAGCCGCCTGCGGAGTTACCAGTCCGGTTCACCTCACCCGGCAGCATGTTGTGTATAAATACGGGGATTACCGGGTCGCCAGCGCCAGCACCTTATTCCGCAGTAATATTTCGTTGAAGCACGTTTAA
- a CDS encoding polyisoprenoid-binding protein, with protein sequence MKLSLTLAALVLAGSVSAQSNWKLDASHSNVTFTVTHLLVSEVDGRFTSFDSKLVADVNDFSTARVETAIKSASVNTDNTKRDEHLRSDDFFNAEQFPEIKFVSTSFKKVGENKYKVIGNLTIRDVTKQVELDVKFNGTIKDPWGNNKVAFKATGEINRFDFNLKWNKLIESGGAVVGETVGITINAAYVEEKKS encoded by the coding sequence ATGAAACTGTCACTTACACTTGCCGCTCTGGTTCTGGCCGGATCGGTTTCTGCGCAATCCAACTGGAAGCTGGATGCCTCTCATTCAAACGTCACCTTTACCGTCACTCACTTGTTGGTCAGTGAAGTCGATGGCCGGTTCACCAGCTTTGACTCGAAACTGGTTGCTGATGTAAACGATTTCAGCACCGCGCGGGTCGAAACCGCCATCAAGTCTGCCTCGGTCAATACCGATAACACCAAACGGGATGAACACCTCCGCAGCGACGATTTCTTTAACGCTGAGCAGTTCCCCGAGATTAAATTTGTAAGTACCTCCTTTAAAAAGGTTGGCGAAAACAAGTATAAAGTAATCGGAAACCTCACCATCCGCGATGTGACCAAACAGGTCGAACTGGATGTGAAGTTTAACGGAACCATCAAGGATCCATGGGGTAACAACAAGGTTGCTTTCAAGGCTACCGGCGAAATCAACCGGTTTGATTTCAACCTGAAATGGAATAAACTGATCGAAAGTGGCGGAGCCGTTGTCGGTGAAACCGTTGGAATCACCATCAATGCGGCTTACGTCGAAGAAAAGAAGAGCTGA
- the ygiD gene encoding 4,5-DOPA dioxygenase extradiol has translation MRMPSLFIGHGSPMNALHNESAYARTLTELGRSLPRPKGILMVSAHWLSTGTQVSSAEHPETIHDFYGFPPALYQVRYPAPGAPEVAYQVSLVVKSCGIWVDTTYGLDHGSWSVLRHLYPQADIPVTQLSIDVNKSPAEHWVLARELAILRDHGIMIMGSGNIVHNLRMADFGNPDAEPAGYTRRYDEKIRLAMEQKDEQTLLDYLSADNDTRLAVNSAEHYIPLIYVMGTARPAEPVRTVYEGYEHASISMRSVCIG, from the coding sequence ATGCGGATGCCTTCACTTTTCATCGGGCACGGCTCGCCCATGAATGCCCTTCACAATGAATCGGCCTATGCCCGCACACTCACAGAACTGGGACGATCTCTTCCCCGTCCGAAAGGAATCCTGATGGTGTCGGCCCACTGGCTGTCAACCGGTACTCAGGTCAGTTCGGCCGAGCATCCGGAAACCATTCATGATTTTTATGGATTTCCCCCCGCGCTTTATCAGGTCCGTTATCCGGCACCTGGTGCCCCGGAAGTGGCTTATCAGGTCAGTCTGGTAGTGAAGTCATGCGGAATCTGGGTAGATACCACCTACGGCCTTGATCACGGATCCTGGTCCGTTCTCCGGCATTTATATCCGCAGGCCGATATTCCTGTGACTCAGCTCAGTATCGATGTGAACAAATCACCGGCCGAACACTGGGTTCTTGCACGCGAACTGGCCATTCTCCGCGACCATGGTATCATGATCATGGGCAGCGGAAATATCGTCCACAATCTTCGGATGGCTGATTTCGGAAATCCGGATGCTGAGCCTGCCGGTTACACCCGACGGTACGATGAGAAAATCAGGCTCGCCATGGAGCAAAAGGACGAACAAACCCTTCTCGACTATCTCTCTGCAGACAATGACACCCGTCTGGCAGTGAATTCGGCTGAACATTACATTCCGCTGATTTATGTGATGGGCACGGCCCGGCCGGCCGAACCGGTCCGGACTGTCTATGAAGGATATGAGCACGCCTCCATTTCCATGCGCTCGGTGTGTATCGGCTGA
- the queF gene encoding NADPH-dependent 7-cyano-7-deazaguanine reductase QueF — translation MKTVVKDLMYGEKEIKETVLELWENQFKDRNYLIEIDYPEFTCLCPRSGYPDFARIYINYIPDQLIVELKALKLWLNNFRDRHISHEAVTNEIYNVLNDRLKPRFLEVIGDFNARGNVTTIVRLRSDGKYETTSIRERQR, via the coding sequence ATGAAGACAGTGGTTAAAGACCTGATGTACGGTGAAAAGGAAATCAAAGAGACCGTTCTCGAACTTTGGGAAAACCAGTTTAAAGACCGCAACTACCTTATCGAAATCGATTATCCTGAATTTACCTGCCTGTGTCCGCGGTCGGGCTACCCCGATTTTGCCAGGATATACATTAACTACATTCCCGATCAGCTGATTGTCGAACTGAAGGCGCTGAAACTCTGGCTGAACAACTTCCGGGACCGACATATCAGCCATGAAGCGGTCACCAACGAAATTTACAACGTGCTCAATGACCGGCTGAAACCCCGGTTTCTCGAAGTCATCGGCGACTTCAACGCCAGAGGAAACGTCACCACCATCGTCCGGTTAAGGTCCGATGGGAAGTACGAAACCACCAGCATCCGGGAGCGGCAGCGCTGA
- the aceE gene encoding pyruvate dehydrogenase (acetyl-transferring), homodimeric type — MADNPVQTTDINEIENLEWMQSLDYVLQNGGPERVIEILKLLNIRSRQSGVQIPFTANTPYINTIPREKQPPFPGDAELESRLASIIRWNAMAMVVRANRNEDGIGGHISSFASSATLYETAFNHFFRGKSDSHDGDMIFFQGHASPGIYSRAYLEGRLTEKQLENFRRELAPEGGLSSYPHPWLMPNFWQFPTVSMGLGPIMSIYQARFNRYLEDRGLKAPSDQKVWAFLGDGETDEPETLGAITLASREKLDNLIFVINCNLQRLDGPVRGNGKIIQELEAAFRGAGWNVIKVIWGSEWDALLARDINGKLVKRLGEIVDGQYQKFTVESGAYIRKELFGTDPELLEMVAHLSDEQLKKMSRGGHDLEKVYAAMHAAVNHKGQPTVILAKTIKGYGMGESGEGKNISHQQKKLNEDELREFRSRFGIPISDDEVSKAPFFRPKDDSAEMKYLRDRRQVLGGHLPARTVDIRPIKTPPEEVFKEFYTSSEGREASSTMVFVRILTKLLRDKEIGRLIVPIVPDEARTFGMEALFRQIGIYSHVGQMYEPVDRDQLLYYREVKDGQILEEGITEAGSMSSFIAAGTSYANHGLNMIPFFIYYSMFGFQRIGDLVWAGADMQTKGFLIGGTAGRTTLNGEGLQHQDGHSHVLAYPVPTLMTYDPTYSFELAVIIRDGIRRMYEEQENLFYYLTVMNENYAHPAMPEGSAEGILKGIYKLKSQAVRGSSLKANLLGSGTILNETLKAQEILASKYGVASDVYSVTSYKELRKDALTVERYNLLHPSDKPKVPYLQTVFSGKDDAVFVAASDYLKLMPDMISKWLPKPVTSLGTDGFGRSESREALRDFFEVDARYIVVATLYSLAKEGKMKMTEVSKAIKALEIHPDKLNPMIS; from the coding sequence ATGGCTGATAATCCGGTACAGACAACCGACATCAATGAGATAGAAAATCTCGAATGGATGCAATCTCTCGACTATGTCCTCCAGAATGGCGGACCGGAGCGGGTGATTGAAATTCTGAAACTGCTCAACATCCGGTCACGGCAGTCCGGGGTGCAAATCCCGTTCACAGCCAACACCCCATATATCAATACCATTCCGCGCGAGAAACAGCCCCCCTTCCCCGGTGATGCCGAGCTGGAAAGCCGTCTGGCTTCAATTATCCGCTGGAATGCCATGGCCATGGTGGTGCGGGCAAACCGGAACGAGGATGGGATCGGCGGCCATATTTCCAGTTTTGCTTCTTCGGCCACGTTGTATGAAACGGCCTTTAACCACTTCTTCCGCGGAAAGTCAGACAGTCACGATGGCGACATGATCTTTTTTCAGGGACATGCCTCACCGGGTATCTATTCACGCGCCTATCTCGAAGGTCGTCTGACCGAAAAACAACTCGAAAACTTCCGTCGTGAGCTGGCGCCCGAGGGAGGTCTTTCTTCCTATCCGCATCCCTGGCTGATGCCAAATTTCTGGCAATTCCCAACGGTCTCCATGGGTCTCGGGCCGATCATGTCGATTTATCAGGCACGGTTCAACCGGTATCTGGAAGACCGGGGTCTGAAGGCTCCTTCCGATCAGAAAGTGTGGGCTTTCCTGGGTGACGGTGAGACCGATGAACCCGAAACGCTTGGCGCCATCACCCTTGCTTCACGTGAAAAGCTCGACAATCTCATTTTCGTCATCAACTGCAATCTGCAGCGGCTCGACGGTCCGGTCCGGGGCAATGGAAAGATTATCCAGGAACTGGAAGCGGCATTCCGTGGTGCCGGCTGGAACGTGATCAAGGTGATCTGGGGATCGGAATGGGATGCCCTGCTGGCCCGTGACATCAATGGAAAGCTGGTGAAGCGTCTCGGCGAAATCGTTGATGGTCAGTACCAGAAATTCACGGTTGAATCGGGTGCCTACATCCGCAAGGAATTGTTCGGTACCGATCCGGAACTGCTCGAAATGGTCGCGCACCTGTCGGATGAGCAACTGAAGAAAATGTCGCGCGGCGGGCATGATCTGGAAAAAGTGTATGCAGCCATGCACGCGGCTGTAAATCACAAAGGTCAGCCCACGGTCATTCTTGCCAAGACCATCAAAGGGTATGGCATGGGAGAGAGCGGGGAAGGAAAGAACATCTCGCACCAGCAGAAAAAGCTGAATGAAGATGAATTGAGGGAATTCCGGTCACGGTTTGGTATTCCGATTTCGGATGATGAAGTGTCAAAGGCCCCTTTCTTCCGTCCGAAGGATGATTCGGCCGAAATGAAATATCTGCGCGACCGCCGGCAGGTGCTGGGTGGTCATCTTCCCGCCCGGACGGTGGATATCCGTCCGATCAAAACACCCCCCGAAGAAGTCTTTAAAGAGTTTTATACATCGAGTGAAGGACGGGAAGCGTCTTCCACCATGGTGTTTGTGCGTATCCTGACCAAGCTGCTCCGCGACAAGGAAATCGGTCGGCTCATCGTCCCGATTGTTCCCGATGAAGCGCGTACGTTTGGTATGGAGGCGCTGTTCCGGCAGATCGGGATTTACTCGCACGTCGGGCAGATGTATGAACCGGTTGACCGCGATCAACTGCTGTATTACCGCGAAGTCAAAGACGGTCAGATTCTCGAGGAAGGCATCACCGAAGCGGGCAGTATGTCCTCCTTCATTGCAGCCGGAACGTCTTATGCCAATCACGGCCTGAACATGATTCCGTTTTTCATTTATTATTCCATGTTCGGATTTCAGCGGATCGGGGATCTGGTCTGGGCAGGTGCCGATATGCAGACCAAGGGGTTTCTGATCGGTGGAACAGCCGGACGGACCACCCTGAACGGGGAGGGACTCCAGCATCAGGATGGGCACTCTCACGTGCTGGCTTACCCGGTTCCGACACTGATGACCTATGATCCGACCTACAGTTTCGAATTGGCGGTGATCATCCGCGATGGAATCCGCCGCATGTATGAAGAGCAGGAAAACCTGTTCTACTATCTGACGGTCATGAATGAAAACTATGCCCATCCGGCCATGCCTGAAGGATCGGCCGAAGGCATTCTGAAAGGGATTTACAAACTGAAATCGCAGGCGGTCCGCGGATCTTCGCTGAAAGCCAACCTGCTCGGCAGCGGAACCATTCTGAATGAAACGCTGAAAGCGCAGGAGATTCTGGCATCGAAATATGGTGTTGCCAGCGATGTGTATTCGGTTACCAGCTACAAAGAACTTCGGAAGGATGCCCTGACCGTTGAACGCTACAACCTCCTTCATCCTTCAGATAAACCAAAAGTGCCTTACCTGCAAACGGTCTTTTCAGGGAAGGATGATGCGGTCTTTGTGGCTGCTTCTGACTATCTGAAACTCATGCCGGATATGATTTCGAAATGGCTGCCGAAGCCGGTCACCTCGCTCGGCACCGATGGATTCGGGCGCAGTGAAAGCCGCGAAGCGCTGCGTGATTTCTTTGAAGTGGATGCCCGTTACATTGTGGTGGCCACCCTGTACAGTCTCGCCAAAGAAGGCAAGATGAAAATGACCGAGGTTTCCAAAGCCATCAAAGCGTTGGAAATTCACCCGGATAAACTCAATCCGATGATTTCCTGA
- a CDS encoding CDGSH iron-sulfur domain-containing protein: MARVVVKTGQQPQKVGEGDSAKWICMCGLSASQPFCDGSHKKTRDEEPDKVYVYQADGSRTEVRS; the protein is encoded by the coding sequence ATGGCACGTGTCGTCGTCAAAACCGGTCAGCAACCGCAAAAAGTGGGTGAAGGAGATTCCGCAAAATGGATCTGCATGTGCGGACTGAGTGCCTCACAGCCCTTTTGCGATGGATCGCATAAGAAAACCCGTGACGAAGAACCCGACAAGGTTTACGTCTATCAGGCCGATGGATCCCGTACTGAGGTCCGGTCGTAG